One Formosa sp. Hel3_A1_48 genomic window, CAAACTGAAGAAGCCCAATATTCGGCCCATTGGCCAGGAACAATTCTTTTATTTGCATTAGTAATCAGACAAAGAAGAAGAGTATGAGTGTAGCAATGTTTATTATAGGGGCTATCATTTTCTCATTTTATGTGTACTTCCTCATCTGGAATATTTTCCACAGTACAAAAAAACAACGCGAGGAAAATAGGTACCCAACACAAAATGATCCAGTAGACCTTGACGGCATGGGGAATTTTAGCCGATTCCCTGAGAATAAATAGTTAGTCAAGAGAATCATCGCTGTTTAATGATTTTATTTTACAAGTAAAATTTAATATATTTGATCTAATTCATTAAAATATTAAAAAAAATAAATCATGAAAATTAAAAGAGGGGGTGTGGGCTTTCACGTGGCATATAAAGTACCAAACAACAAGACACAAATGATGGAGTCATTCTTGGATTCGCATGAAAACTTCATGCGTGAAACTCACCATATCGAAGGGACAGTAGAGCCTGTTGTGCTTTGCTATGCGGTTTTGAAAAGTCCAGAGTTTAATAATCCACTCGATCCAAGCAGTGGCGAAACAGGACATACGCTGTATGGTATAACAGAAATTTACAATGGCCCTGAAGGCGCGCAAGCACATATGGTGCTTGGACAAGAGCGTGCGGAAATGTTTGCAGAGCTTGTCAAATTAACTAATGAATATTGCGTAAGTGGGATATTGGGCGCGCCAATTATTCGCGCCATGCATTAAACTAAAATAGTCTAAAAAATGAAAAAAATAATTATTTTATTATTGTTGTTTGTAGGTATCAATGCCACTGCACAGCAAATGGGGTTCAATTATGTAGAGATTACGGCCGAGGAAAACGCTGAAAAAGCAATCGCTGAGTTGTTTGACAGCTATATGGAAGGCAAGGACAGAAAATCTGGAAATATCTTTTTAGAGCGTCTTCGCCATGGAGGAGAAAATGGGCGAACACATCGAATCGTCTGGATATGGGAACTAGATAATGGAGGCTTTGTGGAAGAACCAGGTGAAAACGAATCAAAAGCTTTTTGGAGAGGACTTAGAACATTGGTTGATTCATGGGGCGAGGCAAGGGCTGGTCGAATATTAAACGTTCGTTTTGGTGATGAGGAAAAGAATTCATCCATACACATATGGGACATAAAAGCAAGTGATGAAGAGGCTTTTATTGCAGCTCAAAACACATTGGTAGAAGAGGCTTCATCAGCATTTGAAGACCGATTAGTTGGCTTTGGAACTTATGATGTCAATACCCCAAATGGCGCTACTCACTGGTTTCTGGTTTCTGGAGAGGACATAAACGATCATTTGAGTCTGTATAACGCTCTTCGCAAAGAACACGAGAATGCTTTTTCGAAATACTTTAAGAACAGAGGCGAAGTAGAATACGCTCAAGATTTTATGGTAAAGAGAATCAAAACCTACTAATAGATTTTGAAAAATATTAAGCATAAAAAACCCACTCTTAGGAGTGGGTTTTTTAATTGTTTTCGGAAAACGTATTATACAGACTTTACGAATGGAAGTCCAGTTTTTTCATTTTCAACAATCTTTTTTCCAGCAGGAAGGTCACACGTGTTTGAACGCTCATCTTTTGCGAAATAATAAATTGTTTGGTTTCTTCCACCTTTCAAGACCACGTCTTTAGTGTGTAAATAATAAGTTTTTCCTTTGCTATTTTTAAATGAATATCCCATAATGTAATTATATTTTAATCTAAATTACAAAAATTACTTCGGTATTACCAAAAATTTTATCAGATAAATAACATTTTTCTTAAGAAGTAGGCCTAATTGTTAATAAAATCCAATATTTCTGCCCAAACTTTTATTAAGTTCGGAGGCATTTCAGAATCTTCCCAAGGCTGTTTTGCCCCAAAAACATGATTCCCTCCCTCAATGCATTTATAAATACTGCTTGAGCTCCATACGTGTAGTTTTTTAGCTTCTTCAATAGAGACGGCTTGGTCGTCATCGCCATGAAGAATAAGGTGAGGAATAGTACATTTTTTAGCGGCACGTTCTATATCTAATCGAGCCTCATGGGCTAAAAAATCATTGTAAAACTGAATGTGGTGGGGCATTTGCTGCCTGGTGCGTTTGTTTTCTACATAATACACACCGTCTTTTTTCCACCTCCTAAGTGCATCTCCTTTTGGAAACCTTGATTTATAGTCGCTAACCCCCGCCAAGGTGATTACTTTTTTTACTCTTAGATCTTCGCTGGCTTGTATGGTGACTATTCCACCAGCCCTACTATGGCCCATAAGAAAAATAGATTTCAAATCTATGGCATTACCCTCTTCATGATTTTCAATAACCCAATCTAAAACACAAGACAAGTCATGAAGCTCTTTGGAATAGTTGTTTTGTGCAAAGGCTTCTAGGTCGGGAAAATCTAAAGGCTGTTGAACAGTGCCGCCATTGTGTGAAAAATTAAACTTTAAAAATGCAATCCCCTGAGAAGCAAAAGCTTTCGCCAGTAAACCCCATGCCCCCCAGTCCTTATAGCCTTTGTACCCGTGACAAAACACAATAAGCGGGGCGGATTTAACAGTATCTTCAAAAATAAGATCAAAAACAATAGGCCGATCTTGTGGCCTATAGATAACCTTATTTAGCTGCTGAACAATCATACCTCTTTTTCAATAAATTTAATGTCTGGATTAAACAATTCTGCAAGCAACTCAACTAATTGTTTTTCATAGGCCTCTAAAATTGTCTCGGAAATGTGTTGCTGTTTTAAAGCGCTATTCCCTAGTTTATCTTTCTTAGTGAATTTAATATACCCTGATTTAAAATTCTTAAATGAAAAAATTCCTGCTTCTGTTGGGCCATCATAAGGGTGGGTCTTATTAAGTATATAAGCATACATTAAAATTTGGAAGCTCTTGTTATGCTTTTTATAATCCTTCGTGATATCACCCCAGTCGACTAAATTTAAGTCTGTCTGTGTCACCTTTGAGGTCTTGTAGTCAATGATTCGCTTAGTTCCATTACAAATATCTATTCGGTCAACATTCCCCTTTAATCGAATGGGAAATTCAAATAATGAGTTAGTGAAATCATAGGCAACAGGCTGCTCAACAGCCAAGAGCTGAACCTCATTACCTGCTTTTAGAAATTGAATTTCGTAGTCCAAAAAATTACGAATATAGCGTTTAGCGATTTCAAAACTTATGAGGTTTTTGCCCTGTGTTATGTCGCCTCTCTTATAGAGTTTTTTAAAAAATTTTTCTACTGTTTTAGAAATTTGGTGTTTTAGTTCTTCCAGCTTGTTAGGTTCTAAAAACGCTCCGATGAAAGGGGTGTAAAACGCCTCCAAAGTGTAATGGATAACACTGCCAAATGTGCTAGCCTCTATGATTTCCTCTAAATTGTTAGGCTGTTTTAGTCCTAAAATTTTATGATTATAAAACTCAATTGGATTTCTAACGTATTGCCCCAAAGATGAAGGCGAAAATCCAGCTTTGGCTATAGTCTCAAGGGATTTTAGAAGTTTCTCTGTCTTTATAACTTGTAGCGGAGATGGGCTGAGTATTTCTATTTTAGGTGTAACTATTTTGTGCTGTAGCTGGTGATGGCCTTCAAGTTCCATTTGTGCCAAAAATCGACTAGGCTCACCGCCATTTAAAGCGTCGGGTTCTGTATTGTAAACAAGATGAATATTTTTAGCACGTTGCATAAGTCGATAAAAATGATAGGTGTACACCGCGTCTTTTTCTTTATAGGTTGGCAGACCGTTTTCAAGTTTGACGTCAAATGGAATAAATGAATTCTGTGTTTTTCCAGCCGGAAGAATCCCCTCATTCACTGAAACAACAATGATAGTTTCAAAATCTAATACACGCGATTCCAGCATGCCCATAATTTGAAGACCCCTAAGTGGCTCTCCCTTGAAATCTAAGGTTTCCTTTGCCAACAACTCTCGGTATAAAGAGTGCATGATTTTAATGGAGCTGATGTAATTATAGGATTGACTTAAATGCTCTATTTGATTGAATAATTCGAAAAAGCGCAATAAATACTCCAACGGCAATACATTGTTACTTTTTTCAGCATCATATGCTAATTTCAGTTCAAAAATCAATGTTTTAATCTGTTGTAAAGCAGTTTTTGGTTGATTATTCCAAGGCGCTAAAAGAAGCTCAAATAGGTGTTTTAAATCTGGGGCGAGTATAATCAAATCGCGCAAAGATATGGTGGTACGATTTTGGTCCTTTATAGCATTGAAAACACTCTTAAGAGAGTTCGTGGAGTTTTTAAACAATAACGAAATAAAAGGATGTGTTAATATTTCATAAACATCTTTGTAGTAAAATACAGACTCTTCAGATGTGGTCTGAACCAGAAACCACTGTTCAAAGAAGGAGGCCAGCGGGATTTGACGTAGTGGCAATCCCATCGTGATATTTATACTTTTGACCTTTTTAGGGATCGAGTGCAATACAGGAAGTAATAATGATTCATCACCTAACACTAGAGCCGTGTTTTCAAGTTTATTTTGTTCGTATAAATTGTCTAATAATTCTCCGACATACTTGACCTGACTAATATTTTTTGGAGTCCCTGTTATAGTAATGTTTTTCTGTTCTTGATAGTGCTTGGTTGTCCAATTGAAATTGTGCGTTTTGTAAAAAGGCCATGTCTTTTTATAATGCCTCATAAAGTGGCCTGCGTCATGAAAATTTGACTCCAAAAAACCTTGATCAATATCCCAAAAGATCTGTGCTTTATTTTGCTGCAATAGTTCTTGGACTAAGATGGCTTCTGAAGAATTTAAAGCATTAAACCCTAAGAAAATGTGTTGGCTGCGCTTGCTGTTTTGAATATACTCTTCAATATTATCAACAGCAGCTCTATACATCAGCCCCTGATAACCAATTCCTTTATTTAAGAGTTGGTCCACAAGTCGTGTATAATAGTGTTTTAGCTCTTGCCAAAAATACAGATAGCCTTTAACCATTGTGGTAGGGTTGGGCTCCAAAGACCAGTGATTGATGTGTTGAATAGCACTGAGGTAATCAAATATTTTTGATGGGGGAATTAAATACCGGTCAATCTCATTGAAATCTTGTATGACCATAGGAGCCCATTTTGAAAACTGATCAAAAGACTCTTGTTTGTCCTTTGGGGTTACTGAAATATAAACACCATAAAATTCAAAGAGCAACTCGACAGCATTTATCTTCTTCAGCTGTGAGAGCTCTTCCACAAAGGATTCAATAGAGCAGATCTCTGGTAAAAAACTTGCTTCTGTTGTATGTGTTGAAAGTTCTTGTTTTAAAAAGACCCCTGCGCGTTTGTTGGGCAAAATAAAGGTTAAAGCAGATAAATCTACTTTTTTGTTTTTTAACTCTTTTAATACCTCTGCGATGAAACTTGCCATACCCTAAAAATAAAAAACGCCTCGCAAAAGCGAAGCGTTTTTAAATATATTTTTGAGGTTTAAACGATTAATTCGCAAGTTTTACCTCTACTCTTCTGTTTGTAGCTCTTCCCTCAGAAGTATCATTAGAAGCAATTGGTGAATTTTCACCAAAGCCAATAGACGACAATCTTGAAGCATCAACTCCATTAGCTGTTAAAAAGCCAACAACTGTTGCTGCTCTTTCTTCAGAAAGCTTTTGGTTGAATTGTTCAGAAGCAGTGCTGTCTGTGTGTCCTTCAACTACAAAATTTGCTTTTGGGTATTCTTTAAGAATCGCGACGATTGCTTGTAATGTTTCATTGGCAGCCTCTTGAATATCAGATTTTCCAGTTGCAAAGTTTATTGTTCTTGCATAGCTTGTCAATTGAGCTTGTACATCTTCATTTGGCGCTTCTGGGCAACCGTTGTTTGCTACTGTTCCTGCTTCATTCGGGCATTCATCGTCCTTGTCTAAAACTGAATCGCCATCAGTGTCTGGCCATGGGCAACCACCATTTGCAGCGTCACCAGCTTCGTTAGGACACTTGTCATCGGCGTTAGCAACACCATCATTGTCTGAATCAGGGCAGCCGTTTAGGGCCGCTACTCCTGCTTCACTAGGGCAGCTGTCTTTGTCATCAGAAACACCGTCTCCGTCAGTGTCGGCACAACCATTAAATTCGGCTAAACCTGCTACTTGTGGACAGGCATCCTCAGAATCTTGAATGCCGTCACCATCTGAATCCGGACATCCATTAAACTCAGCTAAACCAGGAACTTCAGGACAAGCGTCTTTTTTGTCATAAACGCCATCGCCATCTGTGTCTGTACCTCCGAAATTAATTGAAAGACCAACATTATGTTGGAAATGCTTTGTTAAATAGTCTTGAAAAGAGTGCTTATATGTTGCCTGGTAAGTAAAGCCAATGTTGTCAGAAAACCAGTATGATACACCTGCGGTTCCATTTACTGTTCCTGCACCAACAAGTGCACTTGCAGAACTGCCGGTGTTGTTTGAGTTATAAGGCCCTTCTTCAATCCATGTGTAACCTCCACCTAGGCCAAGGAAAGGTTCAAAGTTTCCAAAATTAGCTAAATCTCTAAGTGAATACTTTACTGTTGCGTCAAGCGCATAATACTTTAATTCTTCTATTGAAACAGTTTCATTTGTCACATTATCAGATCCCCATTTTTCAATGATGTTAAAAGACCCGGAAACACCAAAAGAAAAGTTGTCCGTAAGGTATTTAGAAACAGAAATTGAAGATAGAGAAGGAACAAAGTTCCAGTGCCCTTCAACATTGTAGAACTCGTTAAAAAGCTCTCCTTGTGGTGAATCCTCTCCAACAGGATATACATCCACAGCGTTAACACCAACGGTGATTTGCCAAGGGTTGTTATCGTCTTGAGCGTTTACGTTAGCAACAGACACGACGAGCATGATAGAAAGTGCTAACCTTTTTAAATTTTTCATAATTATTTTTTTATTTTGATAGAAGTTAAATTCATTGCAAAAGTAATACCTAAAGTTCACTAAACAAATATAATGTATGAAAATTGCACTTTTTTAATTTAAAAAGCTAAAAATCAGTAGATTAACTAATTATTTTCAAGTGTTTGCCAACACTTTTAAATGCGGCAATTGCCTTATCTAGGTGTGATTTTTCATGAGCTGCGGAGAGTTGTACACGGATTCTGGCTTTTTCTCTTGGCACAACAGGGAAGAAAAAACCTATGACATAAATCCCTTGTTTAAGAAGTAAACTTGCCATTTTTTGAGCCAACTTTGCATCATAGAGCATCACGGGTACTATTGCGGAATCACCATCAATAATGTCAAATCCAAGATTTCTTATACCTTCTTTAAAATAATTTGTATTGTGTTCAAGGCGATCTCGTAAACTTGTGTCATTTGATAATAAATCAAAAACTTTAATGGAAGCACCTACCAAGGCCGGCGCTAATGAATTAGAAAACAAATAAGGTCTAGACCGTTGGCGCAGCATAGATATAATCTCTTTTTTCCCAGTAGTATAACCCCCCATGCCGCCGCCAAGCGCCTTGCCTAAGGTGCCTGTTATAATGTCTATTCGACCCAAAACATTCTTGTCTTCCAATGTGCCAATCCCTGTTTTGCCTATAAACCCCGCTGCATGACACTCATCAATCATAACCAAGGCATCATACTTATCTGCTAGATCACAAATAGCATCAAGAGGGGCAAGTAAACCGTCCATAGAAAAGACGCCGTCTGTCACAATAATTTTAAAGCGCGCACCACTAGAGTCAGCAGCTTGTAATTGAGTTTCTAAGTCCGCCATGTTGTTATTCTTATAACGAAAACGCTTGGCTTTACACAAGCGCACACCATCTATTATAGAGGCGTGGTTTAAACTGTCCGAAATGATCGCATCCTCTGCGCTTAAAAGTGGTTCAAAAACTCCGCCATTAGCATCAAAAGCTGCAGCATACAATATAGTATCTTCTGTTTGATAAAAATGTGCAATTTTTTGCTCTAGTTGTTTGTGTATGTCCTGAGTACCACAAATAAATCGAACGGAAGCCATTCCAAATCCATGGGTATCCATGCTGTCCTTTGCAGCTTGAATAACTTCAGGATGATTGGCGAGACCCAAGTAATTATTGGCGCAAAAATTCAACACCTTTTGTCCTGTATCTAGCGTGATTACTGGGCCTTGAGAGGATACGATAATACGCTCTTCTTTGTATAACCCTTGTGCCTTTATGGCTTGCAGTTCTTGTTCTAAATGTTTTTTAATAGATGTATACATGGGAAATTATTTATATGACCGTTTTAATTGTAAGCTCTGGGTGAATGTACACCAATATTTTTTTCTCCACAATATACCCCAATTGCTGGACAACAGAAGCATAAGTTTGTAGCTGCTGTTGGTGTTTTTGCAAATATTGGCCGGTCTTATAGTCAATTATTACAGCCTTGCCGCTCGCATTTACAATGAGCCGATCTGGTATAATAATTTGACCTGAACCAGTAATAATCTCGCGCTCGTTATACACCTCAACACCAGGACTAAAGTACAACTTAAGTTGTGGGTGGAAAACGATAGATTCTAGAATTTTAAAAAGCGGTTGGCTTTGCTCTGTTGAGATTAACCCTTCCTCTAAAGAAGTGTTAATTGTCATTTGAATATCTGATGACAAATACACTCTAGCTAATAACAGGTGGATTAAGTTTCCTTTTTCAATAGCTTCTTTTTGAGCACTGTCCCAAAAATAATCAGCTTTTAAGGCCATAGAAACATTGAGTTGGCTTTTTAGTGTTGACACAAATTTTCTTTGTAGCTGCATTGGATGTTGTGGGGCATCGAGAGCAGCAATTGGCTGCATTGAACCAAAGGAGTATCTAGAAACTCCAGCACGCCACGTTCCTGTAGATTTTAGAAATCCAATAAGAATGTCTGAATATGTCTTTAAATCTGCTGTTGATTTGTTTGCTGATGATCGATTTCCGATAATGTAAAGCTGCTCAGCAGCACGGGTAAAAGCTACATAAAGCAAATTAATATTATCTAATTCTAACTTGGCCTGGTGCGCCTTATATCTGGCTTTACCCTCAGTACCATAATGCTCAAGATCTTTGTTGTAATTGATCAAAAAATAGGGAAAATTATCATCTAGCTCTTGTATTGGCATCCATTCTTTAGGTTCAATTTCTTTATAAATACTTAGTTCTGCAAAAGGGAAAATAACAACAGGAAACTCTAGCCCCTTGGCTTTGTGTACAGTCATAATCTGTACTGCATCTATCCCCTCAGGTGAAACAACACTAAGCTTTTCTTTATTGTGTTCAAAATAAGTTAAAAACGGGGCAATACCCGACGACTTTTTTTGAGTAAACTCAAAAATAATGTCCAAGAAAAATTGAATGTGCGCATTCGTGTTTTGGACCAAATGAAATGTAGATATAATGTATTCCGCCAACTCATATACAGACAGCTGAATGGCTGTCTGAGGGTCGAAATTGATATTGAATTGTGAAAATGACGCAAAGTACGGCAAGAAATCTAAGTGCAAATAATTCAATCGAAACTGATGCCCGTCCGTGACATTGTTTCGGCTAATCAAATAATTCAAAATATTTAATTTCGCTGTAGTGTCCGTATTGTCTTTGAGGAATGAGAAAACATTAATGATAAACTTGACTTCCTTTGATTCGGCTACCAGAAGTGTTTCGTTAGAAATAATATCAATGCCTTTGGAACTCAAGTAGTTTGCAACAGCAACCCCT contains:
- the kbl gene encoding glycine C-acetyltransferase, coding for MYTSIKKHLEQELQAIKAQGLYKEERIIVSSQGPVITLDTGQKVLNFCANNYLGLANHPEVIQAAKDSMDTHGFGMASVRFICGTQDIHKQLEQKIAHFYQTEDTILYAAAFDANGGVFEPLLSAEDAIISDSLNHASIIDGVRLCKAKRFRYKNNNMADLETQLQAADSSGARFKIIVTDGVFSMDGLLAPLDAICDLADKYDALVMIDECHAAGFIGKTGIGTLEDKNVLGRIDIITGTLGKALGGGMGGYTTGKKEIISMLRQRSRPYLFSNSLAPALVGASIKVFDLLSNDTSLRDRLEHNTNYFKEGIRNLGFDIIDGDSAIVPVMLYDAKLAQKMASLLLKQGIYVIGFFFPVVPREKARIRVQLSAAHEKSHLDKAIAAFKSVGKHLKIIS
- a CDS encoding alpha/beta hydrolase family protein, with amino-acid sequence MIVQQLNKVIYRPQDRPIVFDLIFEDTVKSAPLIVFCHGYKGYKDWGAWGLLAKAFASQGIAFLKFNFSHNGGTVQQPLDFPDLEAFAQNNYSKELHDLSCVLDWVIENHEEGNAIDLKSIFLMGHSRAGGIVTIQASEDLRVKKVITLAGVSDYKSRFPKGDALRRWKKDGVYYVENKRTRQQMPHHIQFYNDFLAHEARLDIERAAKKCTIPHLILHGDDDQAVSIEEAKKLHVWSSSSIYKCIEGGNHVFGAKQPWEDSEMPPNLIKVWAEILDFINN
- a CDS encoding PD-(D/E)XK nuclease family protein — translated: MASFIAEVLKELKNKKVDLSALTFILPNKRAGVFLKQELSTHTTEASFLPEICSIESFVEELSQLKKINAVELLFEFYGVYISVTPKDKQESFDQFSKWAPMVIQDFNEIDRYLIPPSKIFDYLSAIQHINHWSLEPNPTTMVKGYLYFWQELKHYYTRLVDQLLNKGIGYQGLMYRAAVDNIEEYIQNSKRSQHIFLGFNALNSSEAILVQELLQQNKAQIFWDIDQGFLESNFHDAGHFMRHYKKTWPFYKTHNFNWTTKHYQEQKNITITGTPKNISQVKYVGELLDNLYEQNKLENTALVLGDESLLLPVLHSIPKKVKSINITMGLPLRQIPLASFFEQWFLVQTTSEESVFYYKDVYEILTHPFISLLFKNSTNSLKSVFNAIKDQNRTTISLRDLIILAPDLKHLFELLLAPWNNQPKTALQQIKTLIFELKLAYDAEKSNNVLPLEYLLRFFELFNQIEHLSQSYNYISSIKIMHSLYRELLAKETLDFKGEPLRGLQIMGMLESRVLDFETIIVVSVNEGILPAGKTQNSFIPFDVKLENGLPTYKEKDAVYTYHFYRLMQRAKNIHLVYNTEPDALNGGEPSRFLAQMELEGHHQLQHKIVTPKIEILSPSPLQVIKTEKLLKSLETIAKAGFSPSSLGQYVRNPIEFYNHKILGLKQPNNLEEIIEASTFGSVIHYTLEAFYTPFIGAFLEPNKLEELKHQISKTVEKFFKKLYKRGDITQGKNLISFEIAKRYIRNFLDYEIQFLKAGNEVQLLAVEQPVAYDFTNSLFEFPIRLKGNVDRIDICNGTKRIIDYKTSKVTQTDLNLVDWGDITKDYKKHNKSFQILMYAYILNKTHPYDGPTEAGIFSFKNFKSGYIKFTKKDKLGNSALKQQHISETILEAYEKQLVELLAELFNPDIKFIEKEV
- a CDS encoding OmpA family protein; translation: MKNLKRLALSIMLVVSVANVNAQDDNNPWQITVGVNAVDVYPVGEDSPQGELFNEFYNVEGHWNFVPSLSSISVSKYLTDNFSFGVSGSFNIIEKWGSDNVTNETVSIEELKYYALDATVKYSLRDLANFGNFEPFLGLGGGYTWIEEGPYNSNNTGSSASALVGAGTVNGTAGVSYWFSDNIGFTYQATYKHSFQDYLTKHFQHNVGLSINFGGTDTDGDGVYDKKDACPEVPGLAEFNGCPDSDGDGIQDSEDACPQVAGLAEFNGCADTDGDGVSDDKDSCPSEAGVAALNGCPDSDNDGVANADDKCPNEAGDAANGGCPWPDTDGDSVLDKDDECPNEAGTVANNGCPEAPNEDVQAQLTSYARTINFATGKSDIQEAANETLQAIVAILKEYPKANFVVEGHTDSTASEQFNQKLSEERAATVVGFLTANGVDASRLSSIGFGENSPIASNDTSEGRATNRRVEVKLAN